Proteins co-encoded in one Acidithiobacillus caldus ATCC 51756 genomic window:
- the proB gene encoding glutamate 5-kinase yields MNGPRTVGHRWVVKIGSSLLTNNGLGLDSAAIAQWVQQLLVLHRAGLELILVSSGAVAAGMERLGWTQRPERLHELQAAASIGQAALIQTYQDFLHKGSVVGAQVLLTHDDLRDRQRHLAARATLRTLLDMRVLPIINENDAVTSSELRFGDNDTLAAMVSNLLEADLLVILTDQEGLYDADPRRHPDARLLTEVRAGDPALLAMAGGAGTGVGSGGMRTKVLAAERAARSGTATIVCAGRQENVLLRLWAGEALGTYFHPALPKLAARKRWLAGQLRPRGTLHLDAGAARVLLEKGSSLLPVGVRAAEGDFRRGDLVCCLDPEGQEVARGLINFDLAEVRRRLGKTSDAIKAEFGNLDEPELIHRDNLVLTATRSQ; encoded by the coding sequence ATGAACGGACCGCGGACCGTGGGTCACCGCTGGGTGGTGAAGATCGGCAGCAGTCTCCTGACGAACAACGGTCTAGGCCTCGACAGCGCGGCCATTGCACAGTGGGTGCAGCAACTGCTGGTGCTGCACCGCGCCGGTCTGGAGCTGATATTGGTCTCCTCCGGCGCCGTCGCCGCCGGCATGGAACGCCTGGGCTGGACGCAACGTCCGGAGCGGCTGCACGAGCTGCAAGCCGCGGCCAGCATCGGGCAGGCCGCGCTGATCCAAACCTATCAAGACTTCCTCCATAAAGGCTCCGTCGTGGGGGCCCAGGTGCTCCTTACCCACGACGATCTGCGGGACCGGCAACGCCACCTGGCGGCCCGCGCCACCTTACGCACCCTCCTGGACATGCGGGTCCTGCCCATCATCAACGAAAACGACGCCGTCACCAGCAGCGAGCTGCGTTTTGGCGACAACGACACCCTGGCGGCCATGGTCAGCAATCTGCTGGAGGCGGATCTGCTGGTCATCCTCACGGATCAGGAAGGACTGTACGACGCCGATCCCCGCCGTCACCCCGACGCCCGCCTGTTGACTGAGGTCAGGGCCGGCGATCCTGCCCTTTTGGCGATGGCCGGTGGCGCGGGCACCGGTGTCGGCAGCGGCGGCATGCGCACCAAGGTCCTGGCCGCGGAACGGGCCGCCCGCTCCGGCACCGCAACCATCGTCTGCGCCGGGCGCCAGGAGAACGTACTCTTGCGCCTCTGGGCGGGCGAAGCCCTGGGTACCTATTTCCACCCCGCCCTGCCCAAACTTGCGGCCCGTAAACGCTGGTTGGCCGGGCAGCTGCGGCCCCGTGGCACCTTGCATCTGGACGCTGGCGCCGCCCGGGTCTTGCTGGAAAAAGGTTCCAGCCTCCTGCCCGTGGGGGTGCGCGCGGCCGAAGGAGATTTCCGTCGCGGCGATCTCGTCTGTTGCCTCGATCCCGAAGGCCAGGAAGTCGCCCGCGGCCTCATCAACTTCGACCTCGCCGAGGTCCGTCGGCGCCTTGGCAAAACGAGCGACGCCATCAAAGCCGAATTCGGCAACCTGGACGAGCCCGAACTCATCCACCGCGACAACCTCGTCCTAACCGCAACACGCAGCCAGTAA
- a CDS encoding OmpA family protein produces MPRLLFVLLTTLFLSLGTTTAFAREPGADLPFLSRYPGMQMETYGHSAFDEVNIPIRKIESEKNWRAYTEHLEGEVTYIEYYNPKGRSSLEMMSNFRQALQNAGFKVRWECSASAGNCIGSGLPKVEVWRGTTVNAAGTTDNREQTVYEWLNTARALTAEHRAPNGVRTVVFINLTDGSTRLFAVQTKPMQTGLVTTNLTPVDSAGMTAALQGPGKFDMHLPFDYNKATLRPDALKTVGELAQTMRQNPQLFIGLDGHTDNIGGTDFNQKLSEARANAVKAALVAQGIDASRIATRGLGATQPVADNATDAGRAKNRRVEVVNLTPGFVPATSSTAPGAAAPGQLSLVPASAPAAANNGVPQMQGSRQGTGASVPNPAGDLANQAGYAAKDQLEYEVRSGVRSLVHGLFR; encoded by the coding sequence ATGCCGAGATTACTGTTTGTCTTGCTCACCACACTTTTTCTGAGCCTTGGGACCACTACCGCCTTCGCCCGGGAGCCCGGCGCCGATCTGCCCTTCCTGAGCCGTTATCCCGGGATGCAGATGGAAACCTACGGCCATTCGGCCTTTGACGAAGTCAACATCCCCATCCGAAAGATCGAATCGGAGAAGAACTGGCGCGCGTATACGGAGCACCTGGAAGGAGAGGTGACCTATATCGAATACTACAACCCCAAAGGACGCTCCTCCCTGGAGATGATGAGCAATTTCCGCCAGGCGCTCCAGAATGCCGGCTTCAAGGTCCGCTGGGAGTGTTCGGCGTCGGCGGGTAACTGCATCGGTAGCGGTTTGCCCAAGGTGGAGGTGTGGCGCGGTACCACGGTCAACGCCGCTGGTACCACGGATAATCGAGAACAGACCGTCTATGAGTGGCTCAATACCGCTCGCGCCCTAACGGCCGAGCACCGCGCCCCCAATGGCGTGCGCACCGTGGTGTTCATCAACCTCACGGACGGCAGCACGCGCTTATTTGCGGTGCAGACCAAGCCCATGCAGACCGGGCTCGTCACCACCAACCTCACGCCCGTGGACAGCGCCGGCATGACCGCGGCTCTTCAGGGCCCGGGCAAGTTCGACATGCACCTGCCCTTTGATTACAACAAGGCCACCCTCCGTCCCGACGCCCTGAAAACCGTCGGCGAACTCGCCCAGACCATGCGCCAGAATCCGCAGCTCTTCATTGGCCTGGATGGGCACACGGACAACATTGGCGGGACCGATTTCAACCAAAAGCTCTCCGAGGCGCGCGCCAATGCCGTGAAGGCAGCCCTCGTGGCCCAGGGCATCGACGCCAGCCGTATTGCTACACGCGGTCTCGGGGCGACTCAGCCTGTGGCGGACAATGCCACCGATGCCGGGCGCGCCAAGAATCGCCGCGTTGAGGTCGTCAATCTCACTCCCGGCTTTGTCCCCGCGACGAGCAGCACCGCGCCAGGGGCCGCCGCTCCCGGTCAGCTTTCCCTGGTCCCCGCATCCGCCCCCGCCGCAGCCAACAACGGCGTCCCGCAGATGCAAGGATCACGGCAGGGTACTGGCGCCTCTGTGCCCAATCCCGCCGGCGATCTCGCCAACCAGGCGGGCTACGCGGCCAAGGACCAGCTGGAGTACGAAGTCCGCTCCGGAGTGCGCAGCCTGGTGCACGGACTCTTCCGCTAG
- the speE gene encoding polyamine aminopropyltransferase → MRTELWYSERYEEHGAALSLKVTGVLHREQSPYQEIEIFETEHFGTLMTLDGLVMLTDRDNFLYHEMMSHPALFSHPKPARVLIIGGGDCGTLREVLRHPEVERVDQVELDERVTRVAERFFPELCAKNDDPRAHFFFEDGIAWVGRAVAGSYDVIIVDSTDPVGPAAGLFSEEFYSACLRALGEPGILVAQTESPLLHAPLIRQCQERMGAAGFDAVNSLYFPQFCYPSGWWSATLGRRGLALDSFRRKDAEAMTGLRYYHADLHAAAQVPPAFLLPSA, encoded by the coding sequence ATGCGCACAGAACTTTGGTACAGCGAACGTTACGAGGAGCACGGAGCCGCCCTGAGCCTGAAGGTCACCGGCGTTCTGCATCGTGAGCAGAGCCCATATCAGGAAATCGAGATTTTCGAGACCGAGCATTTCGGCACCCTCATGACCCTGGATGGCCTGGTCATGCTCACCGATCGCGATAATTTTCTTTACCACGAGATGATGAGTCACCCCGCCCTGTTCAGCCACCCCAAGCCCGCTCGCGTGCTCATCATCGGCGGCGGCGACTGCGGTACGCTGCGCGAGGTTCTGCGTCACCCGGAGGTGGAGCGGGTGGATCAGGTGGAACTGGACGAACGCGTCACCCGCGTGGCCGAACGGTTTTTTCCGGAGCTTTGCGCCAAGAACGACGATCCGCGCGCCCACTTTTTCTTTGAGGATGGCATCGCTTGGGTGGGCAGGGCCGTAGCGGGGAGTTATGACGTGATTATCGTCGACTCTACGGACCCCGTAGGGCCTGCCGCCGGCCTCTTCTCCGAGGAGTTTTACAGCGCCTGCCTGCGGGCCCTGGGGGAACCTGGGATTCTCGTTGCCCAGACGGAGTCGCCACTCTTGCACGCCCCGTTGATTCGGCAATGCCAGGAGCGGATGGGTGCGGCCGGCTTCGATGCCGTCAATAGCCTGTACTTTCCACAATTCTGTTATCCCTCCGGCTGGTGGAGCGCGACCTTGGGGCGGCGCGGGCTTGCCCTCGACAGTTTCCGGCGCAAGGATGCCGAGGCCATGACGGGGCTGCGTTACTATCACGCCGATCTGCACGCCGCCGCACAGGTTCCCCCCGCCTTCCTCCTACCCTCAGCCTGA
- the speD gene encoding adenosylmethionine decarboxylase codes for MRSLGHQIVADFYGCDSSTLSDVEFVTDAMLEAARRANCTIVTQTFHHFSPYGVSGAVIVAESHLAIHTWPEYGYAAVDVFTCGDVIQPEDALSFLKEAFGAAQVSTMEMKRGQVEMMGVPAHELRVKPQLCA; via the coding sequence ATGCGCTCATTGGGACATCAAATCGTCGCGGACTTCTATGGATGCGACAGCAGTACCTTGTCGGATGTTGAGTTTGTCACGGACGCCATGCTGGAGGCCGCTCGGCGAGCCAACTGCACCATCGTGACGCAGACCTTTCACCATTTTTCACCCTATGGGGTGAGTGGCGCCGTCATCGTCGCCGAATCCCATCTGGCCATTCACACCTGGCCGGAGTACGGTTATGCCGCGGTAGACGTCTTTACCTGCGGTGACGTGATACAGCCCGAGGATGCCTTGAGTTTTCTCAAGGAGGCCTTTGGTGCCGCGCAGGTCTCCACCATGGAGATGAAGCGCGGACAGGTGGAAATGATGGGCGTTCCGGCCCATGAGCTGCGGGTCAAGCCGCAACTCTGCGCCTGA
- the lysA gene encoding diaminopimelate decarboxylase: MTFPFHYRQLLHGGGQLCVEDLSLADLAERYATPTYVYSESYLRQRFHAFTHALGPQTTLCYAVKANANLSILNRLARWGAGFDIVSGGELARVLRAGGDPTRVVFSGVGKSRDEIRRALEAEIYCLNVESPAELARIEQVAAELGCRAPIAMRVNPDVEASTHPYIATGLRETKFGIPMAEAPLLYERAARSRHLEVLGVACHIGSQLLDLAPIAEAARRVVQLYEALGRQGIHLQHLDLGGGVGIRYHDEQAPTPADYAAILDAALGDLPVRRVVELGRALVGNAGALLTRVEYRKYNGNRAFCVVDAAMNDLLRPSLYGAWHEIWPLERRAAAQAPMDVVGPVCESGDFFAKARPLPADLREGEVLAILGAGAYGFAMSSQYNSRPRAAEILVHGTDARVIRRRETLGELWAAEEPCA; this comes from the coding sequence GTGACTTTCCCTTTTCACTATCGGCAGCTTCTGCATGGGGGGGGGCAGCTCTGTGTCGAGGACCTGTCCCTGGCAGATCTTGCCGAGCGCTATGCCACGCCCACATACGTCTACTCCGAAAGTTATCTGCGCCAGCGCTTTCACGCCTTCACCCACGCCCTTGGGCCGCAGACCACGCTCTGCTATGCGGTGAAGGCCAACGCCAATCTCAGTATCCTGAACCGTCTGGCAAGGTGGGGGGCGGGCTTCGACATCGTCTCGGGCGGTGAGCTTGCCCGGGTCCTGCGCGCCGGTGGCGATCCCACCCGCGTCGTATTTTCTGGCGTCGGCAAGAGTCGGGACGAGATTCGACGGGCACTGGAGGCGGAGATCTACTGCCTCAATGTGGAGTCCCCGGCGGAGCTTGCGCGCATCGAGCAGGTGGCGGCGGAACTGGGTTGCCGCGCACCCATTGCCATGCGCGTCAATCCCGATGTGGAGGCCTCGACGCACCCATACATCGCTACGGGTCTGCGCGAAACGAAGTTCGGCATCCCCATGGCCGAAGCCCCGCTGCTTTATGAGCGCGCAGCCCGCAGTCGCCATCTGGAGGTCTTGGGCGTAGCCTGCCATATCGGCTCGCAACTGCTGGACCTGGCACCCATTGCTGAGGCGGCGCGGCGCGTCGTCCAGCTTTATGAAGCCCTCGGGCGCCAAGGCATCCACCTGCAGCATCTGGATCTTGGCGGCGGAGTCGGCATCCGCTACCACGACGAGCAGGCGCCCACGCCCGCCGACTACGCTGCCATCCTGGATGCGGCCCTGGGGGATCTGCCCGTGCGTCGGGTGGTGGAACTGGGGCGGGCGCTGGTGGGTAATGCCGGCGCCCTCCTGACCCGGGTGGAGTACCGCAAGTACAATGGCAATCGGGCCTTTTGCGTCGTCGATGCGGCCATGAACGATCTCCTGCGCCCCAGCCTTTACGGTGCCTGGCACGAGATCTGGCCGCTCGAGCGGCGGGCGGCGGCGCAGGCACCGATGGACGTGGTTGGGCCCGTTTGTGAGAGTGGCGACTTCTTTGCCAAGGCGCGGCCCCTGCCGGCAGATCTTCGGGAGGGTGAGGTCCTGGCCATCCTCGGTGCCGGCGCCTACGGTTTTGCCATGAGCAGCCAGTACAACAGTCGCCCGCGGGCGGCAGAGATCCTGGTACACGGCACCGACGCCCGCGTCATTCGTCGCCGCGAGACCCTGGGTGAGCTGTGGGCCGCCGAAGAGCCCTGCGCCTGA
- the lptM gene encoding LPS translocon maturation chaperone LptM codes for MRRDLPFLRFLLVSSLLLGLAGCGRKTPLQLPPTPSPHTAHPASPSHSAAS; via the coding sequence GTGAGGCGCGATCTCCCATTCCTACGCTTTTTGCTGGTGTCGAGCCTGTTGCTGGGGCTTGCCGGCTGTGGCCGGAAAACACCTTTGCAGCTGCCGCCGACGCCCAGTCCACATACGGCGCATCCGGCATCCCCCAGTCACTCGGCGGCGTCGTGA
- the argH gene encoding argininosuccinate lyase has product MTEKLWGGRFAAATDALVEQFTASIAVDQRLFREDIQASIAHARMLARVGVLTEVEASAIVHGLRRIEEEIAAGSLPFTDRLEDIHMHVESRLIELIGDVGKKLHTGRSRNDQVATDMRLYVRSAIDRLRALLYDLQWVLVDLASREADTILPGLTHLQVAQPITFGHHCMAYVEMFRRDSDRLADARRRVNVLPLGAAALAGTTFPIDRWDVARQLGFDHLAENSLDAVSDRDFLLEVAADLGILAVHLSRLAEELVYWMSTNVAFIDLPDAFCTGSSIMPQKKNPDVAELIRGKSGKVMGQLVALLILMKAQALAYNRDNQEDKAIFFTAVDEVEMSLALLVRMLPGLQTRPERMRAAALEGFATATDLADYLVRRGVPFRDAHAVVGRAVRLAQERGVGLEQLSLADLEAISPAIDATALEVLSLEGSVAARNHLGGTAPAQVRAAIARARQRLEQEARR; this is encoded by the coding sequence ATGACCGAGAAACTCTGGGGTGGCCGCTTTGCCGCTGCAACCGATGCCCTCGTGGAGCAATTCACGGCGTCCATAGCCGTGGACCAGCGGCTCTTTCGCGAGGACATTCAGGCGTCCATCGCCCATGCACGCATGCTGGCGCGGGTGGGCGTGCTGACGGAGGTCGAGGCCAGTGCCATCGTCCACGGTCTGCGGCGCATCGAGGAAGAGATTGCCGCCGGAAGCTTGCCCTTCACGGACCGGCTCGAAGACATCCACATGCACGTGGAAAGCCGCCTCATCGAGCTCATCGGCGATGTGGGCAAGAAACTGCACACGGGGCGCTCGCGCAACGATCAGGTGGCCACCGACATGCGCCTCTATGTCCGCAGCGCCATCGATCGATTGCGCGCACTCCTGTACGATCTGCAATGGGTCCTGGTGGATCTCGCCAGCCGCGAGGCCGACACCATCCTGCCGGGACTGACTCACCTACAGGTGGCCCAGCCCATTACCTTCGGTCACCACTGCATGGCCTACGTGGAGATGTTCCGGCGCGACAGCGATCGCCTGGCCGACGCGCGGCGACGGGTCAATGTCCTGCCCCTGGGGGCGGCGGCCCTCGCGGGTACCACCTTTCCCATCGATCGCTGGGATGTGGCGCGGCAGCTGGGTTTCGATCACCTTGCCGAAAACAGTCTCGATGCCGTTTCCGACCGCGATTTTCTGCTGGAAGTGGCAGCGGATCTGGGTATCCTGGCGGTGCATCTGTCGCGTTTGGCCGAGGAGCTGGTCTACTGGATGTCCACGAACGTCGCCTTCATCGACTTGCCCGACGCTTTCTGCACCGGATCGAGCATCATGCCGCAGAAAAAGAATCCGGATGTGGCCGAGTTGATCCGCGGCAAAAGCGGTAAGGTGATGGGGCAACTGGTGGCGCTCCTGATACTCATGAAGGCTCAGGCACTGGCCTACAATCGCGACAACCAGGAGGACAAGGCGATTTTCTTTACGGCCGTGGACGAGGTGGAAATGAGCCTCGCTCTTTTGGTGCGCATGTTGCCGGGCCTGCAGACAAGGCCGGAGCGGATGCGGGCGGCGGCCTTGGAGGGCTTTGCGACAGCCACGGATCTGGCCGACTACCTGGTGCGACGCGGGGTGCCCTTTCGCGACGCCCACGCCGTCGTTGGCCGCGCCGTGCGCCTCGCGCAGGAGCGGGGCGTTGGTCTGGAGCAGCTGTCCCTGGCGGACCTCGAGGCGATATCGCCGGCCATCGACGCCACGGCCCTGGAGGTGCTCAGTCTGGAGGGCTCCGTGGCAGCCCGCAACCATCTGGGAGGCACGGCACCGGCGCAGGTGCGTGCAGCCATCGCGCGGGCCCGGCAGCGTCTGGAGCAGGAGGCGCGACGGTGA
- a CDS encoding cytochrome b/b6 domain-containing protein encodes MVQGDEDSTQIPPPAWPREARWLHAGIAFGVTWQIWSSLWMTPQWEHADYGSLGGLLFNAHAWIGLMTALFILWQWLWIASDRRIRRQFFPWSGPWQPVLADLAALARGRLPGGGPRPGLAALVHGLGLLAITWMALTGSAIYFFLPQGGALPGRALETLVPLHKLGNLVVWIYWCGHVAMTLLHALRREPIWSIFRLW; translated from the coding sequence ATGGTGCAGGGTGATGAGGATTCCACGCAGATACCGCCGCCTGCCTGGCCCAGAGAGGCCCGCTGGTTGCACGCCGGGATCGCCTTTGGCGTGACCTGGCAGATCTGGTCGTCTTTGTGGATGACACCGCAGTGGGAGCATGCCGACTATGGCAGTCTCGGCGGTCTGCTCTTCAACGCCCATGCCTGGATCGGTCTGATGACTGCCCTCTTCATCCTCTGGCAGTGGCTCTGGATCGCCAGTGACCGCCGTATTCGCCGCCAGTTCTTTCCCTGGAGCGGCCCCTGGCAGCCCGTGCTCGCCGATCTCGCTGCCCTTGCCCGGGGAAGGCTGCCCGGCGGTGGACCGCGCCCGGGTTTGGCCGCGCTGGTGCACGGGCTGGGGCTTCTGGCCATTACCTGGATGGCGCTGACGGGTTCTGCCATCTACTTTTTCCTGCCCCAGGGCGGCGCCTTGCCCGGCCGTGCTCTGGAAACCCTCGTACCCCTGCATAAACTGGGTAATCTCGTGGTCTGGATCTACTGGTGTGGGCACGTCGCCATGACGCTCCTCCATGCCCTGCGGCGCGAACCCATCTGGAGCATCTTCCGGCTCTGGTGA
- a CDS encoding homoserine kinase — translation MSVYTDVSAPALAEFLSHYDLGVPKALEGIGAGTENSNFFLQTDSGRYVLTLFERLPAAEIPYYLHVTEWLSQRGIPCPAPVHARDGTILRELCDKPAAIVHCLPGASIVQRRPSDSEVAAAGALLARMHLAGADFAERHPNPAGWFWCQHTARRLSPKLSPAERALLVEELEAQKAWPRDKVPGGVIHADLFPDNVLFQDDAISGVIDFYYAGDDAWLYDLAILANAWCSLTDGSLDKHRAATLWRAYAEIRPIERAEHGLWFPYMRAAALRFWLLRLEARHFPRPGAMTECRDPEEYRRILACRREFC, via the coding sequence ATGTCCGTCTACACCGATGTTTCCGCACCGGCCCTGGCCGAGTTTCTGTCCCACTACGACCTGGGGGTCCCGAAGGCTCTGGAGGGGATCGGTGCCGGCACGGAAAACAGCAATTTCTTTCTGCAGACCGATTCCGGTCGTTATGTCCTTACCCTCTTCGAGCGCCTACCCGCGGCCGAGATTCCCTACTACCTGCACGTCACGGAATGGCTGAGCCAACGGGGTATTCCCTGCCCGGCGCCGGTGCACGCCCGCGATGGCACGATTCTCCGCGAGCTCTGCGACAAACCGGCGGCCATCGTCCACTGTCTGCCGGGTGCGTCTATCGTCCAACGCCGTCCGAGCGATAGTGAGGTAGCGGCGGCTGGCGCCCTGCTGGCGCGAATGCACCTGGCTGGTGCCGATTTTGCCGAGCGCCACCCGAACCCGGCCGGCTGGTTCTGGTGTCAGCACACCGCACGGCGTCTCAGCCCCAAGCTGAGCCCGGCAGAGCGTGCCCTGCTGGTGGAGGAGTTGGAAGCGCAGAAGGCTTGGCCCCGGGATAAAGTCCCCGGGGGAGTCATCCACGCCGATCTCTTTCCGGACAACGTCCTCTTTCAGGACGATGCCATATCCGGTGTGATCGATTTCTACTACGCCGGCGATGATGCCTGGCTTTACGATCTGGCGATCCTGGCCAATGCCTGGTGTTCCCTCACCGACGGTAGTCTGGACAAGCACCGGGCCGCAACGCTTTGGCGCGCCTATGCAGAAATCCGTCCCATCGAACGCGCAGAGCACGGTTTGTGGTTTCCCTACATGCGCGCAGCGGCCCTGCGTTTTTGGCTGTTACGTCTGGAGGCCCGCCACTTTCCGCGCCCGGGGGCGATGACGGAGTGCCGCGATCCGGAGGAGTACCGGCGCATCCTGGCATGCCGGCGGGAGTTTTGCTGA
- a CDS encoding DUF2782 domain-containing protein has product MKRILWSVLIASLAAVSGNTWAAESAAENIHKLDLPNLAPSTATGPEAKLKVPKGSQIEEYKVNGRVYMIKVIPPKPFPPYYLVDKSGSGEFTQVPQKDINDLSVPHWVIFRW; this is encoded by the coding sequence ATGAAACGCATCCTGTGGTCCGTACTCATCGCCAGTCTGGCAGCCGTCAGCGGCAACACCTGGGCGGCGGAAAGCGCTGCCGAAAACATCCACAAGTTGGACCTCCCCAATCTCGCACCGTCCACCGCGACGGGTCCAGAGGCCAAGCTCAAGGTCCCCAAAGGCTCCCAAATCGAGGAGTACAAGGTCAACGGACGGGTGTATATGATCAAGGTCATCCCGCCCAAGCCCTTCCCACCCTATTATCTGGTGGACAAGAGCGGCAGCGGCGAATTCACCCAGGTGCCCCAGAAGGACATCAACGACCTGAGCGTGCCCCATTGGGTCATTTTTCGCTGGTGA
- a CDS encoding LOG family protein, giving the protein MRPHLETERLRDGGESRLTREAWKIFQIMAEFVRGYEKLAAVEPCVSIFGSARIDPEHPWYRKTQEIATKLSNAGFSVISGGGPGVMEAANKGAFRGTGYSIGLNIELPHEQHSNPYQDISLSFEHFYSRKVMFMKYAAAYVVMPGGFGTLDELAECLTLVQTGKTRRMPIILVESSFWNGLIQWWRDVLLAGGTINAEDLDLVTVIDDADAVVAAIFDHYEKRGFAPSAAEAEALLNL; this is encoded by the coding sequence ATGCGCCCTCACCTGGAGACGGAACGTTTACGCGACGGTGGCGAAAGTCGCCTCACCCGCGAAGCCTGGAAAATCTTCCAGATCATGGCCGAGTTCGTGCGCGGTTACGAGAAGCTGGCGGCCGTGGAGCCTTGTGTCAGCATCTTCGGGTCCGCCCGCATCGATCCGGAGCATCCCTGGTATCGCAAGACCCAGGAAATCGCCACCAAGCTCTCCAACGCCGGCTTTTCGGTCATCAGCGGCGGCGGGCCGGGGGTCATGGAGGCGGCCAACAAGGGGGCCTTCCGTGGCACGGGCTACAGCATCGGGCTCAATATCGAGCTGCCCCACGAGCAGCACAGCAATCCGTACCAGGATATTTCCCTGTCCTTCGAGCATTTCTACTCGCGCAAGGTCATGTTCATGAAGTATGCGGCCGCCTACGTGGTCATGCCCGGCGGCTTTGGCACCCTGGACGAATTGGCCGAATGTCTGACCCTGGTACAGACGGGCAAGACCCGGCGTATGCCCATCATCCTGGTGGAGTCCAGTTTCTGGAATGGCCTCATTCAGTGGTGGCGGGATGTCCTGCTCGCCGGTGGCACCATCAACGCCGAGGATCTCGATCTGGTTACCGTCATCGACGATGCCGACGCCGTGGTCGCGGCCATCTTTGATCACTACGAGAAGCGCGGTTTTGCCCCTTCCGCCGCCGAGGCGGAAGCATTACTCAACCTCTAG